In one window of Chrysiogenia bacterium DNA:
- a CDS encoding E3 binding domain-containing protein: protein MDGLRAERDIVALKEIQVPDIGEFESVEVIELLVAVGDEIKADQGLVVLESDKASMDIPAPYGGVVKELKVKVGDHVSKGSPIAVMEVTGEIEEAAPAPAPKKETKPAAKEAPKPAAPAKAADEETVEDDEPEETPELAEGAKHPHASPSVRRFARELGVNLAEVPGTGRKGRILKDDVQNFVKHALSVAGKRPGSRWKTPPIPEVDFTQFGEIETQPLTKIQKVSGRNLHRSWLNIPHVTQFDEADITELEA from the coding sequence GTGGACGGTCTGAGAGCGGAGAGAGACATCGTGGCACTCAAGGAAATCCAGGTACCCGACATCGGCGAGTTTGAGAGCGTCGAGGTGATCGAGCTGCTCGTTGCCGTCGGCGATGAGATCAAGGCCGACCAGGGCCTCGTCGTGCTTGAGAGCGACAAGGCGAGCATGGACATTCCCGCGCCCTATGGGGGCGTGGTGAAGGAGCTTAAGGTGAAGGTGGGCGACCACGTCTCCAAGGGCTCACCCATCGCAGTAATGGAAGTAACCGGCGAGATCGAAGAGGCTGCGCCTGCGCCGGCTCCCAAAAAAGAGACGAAGCCCGCGGCAAAGGAAGCCCCCAAACCCGCGGCGCCTGCGAAGGCCGCAGACGAGGAAACCGTCGAGGACGATGAGCCCGAGGAAACGCCGGAGCTCGCGGAGGGGGCAAAGCACCCCCACGCTTCCCCCTCGGTGCGGCGCTTTGCGCGCGAGCTCGGCGTGAATCTGGCCGAGGTCCCCGGCACCGGGCGCAAGGGACGCATCCTCAAGGACGACGTGCAGAATTTTGTGAAGCACGCCCTCTCGGTTGCGGGCAAGCGCCCGGGCAGCCGGTGGAAGACCCCGCCCATTCCCGAGGTCGATTTCACCCAGTTCGGCGAGATCGAGACCCAGCCGCTCACCAAGATTCAGAAGGTTTCCGGCCGCAACCTGCACCGGAGCTGGCTCAACATTCCGCATGTTACGCAGTTCGACGAGGCCGACATCACCGAACTCGAAGCCT